The genomic window ACGGGAGCCGAAATCTCCGGTGATACCTTGAACAAGAATACGGGTGTCAGTTTCAACGAGAATGGCCATCGGGATGATTCGGTGTGGGGTTTGGGGGCGTAAAAAAGCGCCGCATCATAGAAGTGTGCTCCGCTGCGTCAAGGCGGCGACGGAATAATCTCACAGCAGCACCCACAGCTTGGGCAGAAAGATCATCAGCCCAACGCCTAGCGCTCCCACTGCCGCCATCAGCACTGCACCCGCCGCCGCATCCTTGGCACGGCGGATGGCCTCCTCTCTCTCCAGGCTCACACGGTCTGCCAGCACTTCCAGCGCCGTGTTCATCAGCTCCGCAGCCCACACTATGCCAGCAGCCAGCGTGACGGCGCACCATTCCCAAGTGGCAAGCCCCAGCCAGAATCCCAAAACAACCATCAGCACCGTGGCACCGGCATGAAATTGCAGGTTCTTCTGCGTCTTCAGAGCCCACGCCACCCCCGCCAGTGCAGGTCCAAAGCTGCGAACGACGGAGGCTAGCCAGCGGTGCATAAAGCCATTCTACAAACTACTGGGCAGCTGGCTTTTCAGCCCCAGGAACCTCCGGCACTGCGCCCGGTTCAGAGACATTCTTCACAAG from Prosthecobacter vanneervenii includes these protein-coding regions:
- a CDS encoding diacylglycerol kinase family protein, with the translated sequence MHRWLASVVRSFGPALAGVAWALKTQKNLQFHAGATVLMVVLGFWLGLATWEWCAVTLAAGIVWAAELMNTALEVLADRVSLEREEAIRRAKDAAAGAVLMAAVGALGVGLMIFLPKLWVLL